One window from the genome of Helicoverpa armigera isolate CAAS_96S chromosome 4, ASM3070526v1, whole genome shotgun sequence encodes:
- the LOC110374844 gene encoding rho GTPase-activating protein 100F isoform X4, translating into MPRSEHKPPPVVVLKRDCRDDDERDRDRVDGLYSQHGTLRSAGPGGGVRPVGDGREERSRLQLGALSPDSTALDLYYNPRPPSDHSTWSYRPPPPVITEQPKSQATHFVPYERSYPNTLDSLAEKVHSFYPADSGRYDSTRFGGRVPRSGSEQQLPRAETHSDFGRHSLLRSSLKASAATGASSLRYNQRYGGVGMPGSGLTGTGLTDSGLTGTSLGPGLPSGLSTTGLSGLTGSSLVGSGLTSSGLGSGLGGTGLGSTLTGAYGTTGLGLPSYSSKFGTARRNRSLDYSSDTEATAPTRTPYYSGLSGYRSSTLGRDIGSKFNSLPRDVRGTGQRLGLSRRAGSVLQDEPEPLSSRLDLRSSRGRLPSSPSVFTSDEYRAWLSRAPSTSALYETLRPRLPTHYSAENIHDALKNMESGSRFGSSLGLAGRRVERPRHLPARSVSSQQLGATQQLGAGAGGSPSARRVRQLLELGSRFNCPNPSPVPTPGSRHQRHLDINPNEFLKYKVEKPATGGLSASMTGLSRLSGGVSGMLWVHLLAGRGLRPSPSGASPGSPPSGPLAPPQPPVAPRDLYCVLECDRVHKARTVVRTGELQFDWDESFELDLVDNRQLDVLVYSWDPQHRHKLCYRGSVTLPDLLSRSPAHQLAIKMEPRGTLYVRFRHTEPHDLFRRRPAPPRGTALFGAELDTVVAREPRPPHAPPVPLIVRRCVEEIERRGLDIIGLYRLCGSASKKRILREAFERNARGVELAPDSVPDINVITGLLKDYLRELPQPLFSRCMYQMTLDALGICLPDDREGNARLMASVVELLPRASRATLVFLLDHLALVVAAQDRNKMSPQHLAVALAPPLMLHSQPPTEMDYQRSINVLQCLLQIWPAPKRSVRRGESVTGPRGNRVSASPAASLTLPQGRVPPSVSPYRPQAAASAASPPPALSGRPAPDRSPPAHVLSSVRAGQYRPQSPLRGPLPAPPRSRQVTVSSPGSPSSSSGSHSPADTIKHGGSVSSILRQPERAASPRSSPRSSPRASPRASPRDSPRTSTPRENREHASRESSREHTPREHSREHTPRDSSREHTPRDGPREGGSRESPRSVIPGTSAGLAVTLNSPGRGGLSPRYSSTNPFLQQYDAEEEAEAWRAADIFSSHA; encoded by the exons ATGCCGCGGTCGGAGCACAAGCCGCCGCCAGTCGTGGTGCTCAAAAGGGACTGCCGAGATGATGACGAGAGGGACAGGGATCGAGTCGACGGACTTTATTCACA GCATGGCACTCTTCGGTCTGCGGGTCCCGGTGGAGGAGTAAGACCGGTCGGTGATGGAAGGGAAGAAAGAAGTCGGCTGCAGCTCGGCGCTCTCTCTCCGGATTCCACGGCATTGGATTTATATTACAATCCACGACCGCCGTCTGATCATTCTACTTGGAG ctaCCGTCCGCCTCCACCGGTGATCACAGAGCAGCCAAAATCTCAAGCGACGCATTTTGTACCGTACGAGCGATCCTATCCAAACACTCTGGACAGTTTGGCGGAGAAAGTGCACTCTTTCTATCCCGCTGACAGCGGAAGGTATGATAG TACTCGTTTCGGAGGCCGAGTGCCGCGGTCAGGGTCAGAACAGCAGTTACCCAGAGCTGAAACGCATTCTGATTTTGGTAGACATTCCTTGCTCAGATCAAGTTTGAAGGCATCGGCTGCAACAGGAG CATCAAGCTTAAGATACAACCAGCGATATGGTGGTGTTGGTATGCCCGGATCTGGCCTAACAGGGACTGGACTTACAGACTCTGGTCTAACTGGAACTAGTTTAGGCCCCGGGCTTCCATCTGGATTATCGACTACTGGACTCAGTGGCCTCACAGGTTCAAGCCTTGTTGGGTCAGGCTTGACGAGCTCTGGCCTAGGATCAGGATTAGGAGGAACTGGCCTGGGATCGACACTTACAGGAGCATATGGAACTACTGGGCTCGGTCTACCGTCGTACAGCAGTAAATTTGGAACAGCTAGAAGAAACCGTAGTCTGGACTATTCGTCGGATACCGAGGCTACGGCTCCTACTAGAACTCCATATTATTCAGGGCTTAGTGGGTATCGAAGTAGCACTTTGGGCAGGGATATTGGATCGAAGTTTAATTCTTTACCGAGGGATGTGAGAGGGACTGGACAGAG GCTGGGACTGAGTAGACGCGCGGGAAGTGTTCTTCAAGATGAGCCGGAACCTTTGTCTTCACGTTTGGATCTTCGTTCTTCCAGAG GTCGTTTACCGTCCTCTCCTTCAGTATTCACTTCGGACGAGTATAGGGCGTGGCTATCACGTGCGCCCTCTACCAGCGCTCTCTATGAGACGCTGCGTCCACGACTTCCTACGCACTATTCAGCTGAAAATATTCACGATGCGCTCAAAAAC ATGGAAAGTGGCAGCCGGTTTGGATCATCACTAGGTTTGGCAGGGCGTCGGGTGGAAAGACCGCGACACTTGCCCGCTCGTTCAGTATCTTCGCAACAATTGGGAGCCACGCAGCAACTAGGGGCAGGAGCTGGTGGTTCACCATCAGCTCGGCGAGTTCGACAACTGCTTGAGTTGGGATCTCGTTTCAACTGTCCTAACCCAAGCCCTGTTCCAACACCTGGCTCACGACATCAAAGACATCTCGATATCAATCCTAATG aGTTCTTAAAGTATAAAGTGGAAAAACCAGCTACGGGTGGTCTGTCGGCTTCGATGACCGGTCTATCACGATTGTCGGGCGGAGTATCAGGAATGCTATGGGTACATCTATTAGCTGGACGTGGTCTACGACCGTCTCCTTCAGGAGCATCACCGGGTTCCCCACCATCGGGTCCACTAGCGCCCCCGCAGCCGCCAGTCGCTCCAAGAGACTTGTATTGTGTACTGGAATGTGATCGTGTGCATAAAGCTCGCACTGTG GTCCGTACGGGAGAGCTGCAATTCGACTGGGATGAGTCATTCGAACTGGATCTGGTAGACAACAGACAGTTGGATGTATTAGTCTACTCATGGGACCCACAGCATAGGCACAAGCTCTGCTACCGTGGATCTGTCACATTGCCAGATCTGCTGTCACGTTCACCTGCTCATCAACTCGCTATTAAG ATGGAACCCCGCGGAACTCTATACGTACGATTTCGGCACACGGAACCACACGATCTGTTCCGAAGACGACCCGCACCACCTCGTGGCACAGCATTATTCGGAGCCGAACTGGACACAGTTGTGGCAAGGGAGCCTCGCCCACCGCACGCTCCTCCTGTGCCATTAATTGTACGAAGATGTGTCGAAGAAATTGAAAGACGTGGACTGGATATCATAG GTCTTTATCGCCTATGCGGCTCAGCAAGTAAAAAGCGCATACTCCGAGAAGCATTCGAGCGAAACGCACGTGGAGTTGAACTGGCGCCTGATTCTGTACCAGATATCAACGTCATAACTGGTCTTCTGAAGGACTACCTAAGGGAACTGCCACAGCCATTGTTCAGTCGCTGCATGTATCAAATGACTCTTGACGCATTGG GCATATGTCTACCAGATGACAGAGAAGGCAATGCTCGATTGATGGCCTCAGTAGTTGAGCTACTTCCTCGAGCATCAAGAGCTACTCTTGTCTTCTTACTTGACCATTTGGCCCTTGTCGTGGCTGCCCAAGATCGTAACAAGATGTCACCACAACATCTGGCAGTGGCTCTCGCACCACCTCTCATGTTGCACTCACAGCCACCAACAGAAATGGACTATCAGAGATCTATAAATGTACTGCAATGTCTTCTGCAAATCTGGCCAGCTCCAAAGCGTTCAG TTCGGCGCGGCGAGTCAGTAACCGGGCCGCGTGGAAACAGAGTCAGTGCGTCGCCAGCGGCCTCACTCACACTCCCCCAAG GCCGAGTTCCGCCCTCAGTCAGTCCATATCGGCCTCAAGCGGCAGCATCAGCAGCATCTCCGCCGCCAGCTCTCTCGGGTCGGCCCGCGCCAGACCGCTCGCCGCCCGCACAT GTTCTCTCATCAGTCAGGGCCGGCCAATATCGTCCGCAGTCGCCGCTCAGAGGCCCTCTGCCCGCTCCACCTCGGTCCCGTCAGGTGACAGTATCCTCTCCCGGTTCACCCAGCAGTAGCTCCGGGAGCCACAGCCCAGCGGACACAATTAAACATGGAGGATCTGTTTCCTCCATTCTGAGGCAACCGGAGCGAGCCGCATCCCCGCGGTCTTCGCCACGGTCCTCACCACGCGCGTCACCCAGAGCCTCCCCGCGAGACTCCCCGCGGACTAGCACGCCGCGAGAGAACAGGGAGCACGCGTCGCGCGAGTCGTCGCGGGAACACACGCCGCGGGAGCACTCTCGCGAGCACACGCCTCGCGACTCGTCGCGCGAGCACACGCCGCGGGACGGGCCGCGCGAGGGGGGGTCGCGCGAGTCGCCGCGCTCGGTGATCCCGGGCACGTCGGCGGGGCTGGCGGTGACGCTGAACTCGCCGGGGCGCGGCGGCCTGAGCCCGCGCTACAGCTCCACCAACCCGTTCCTGCAGCAGTACGACGCGGAGGAGGAGGCCGAGGCGTGGCGCGCCGCCGACATATTCTCCTCGCACGCATAG
- the LOC110374844 gene encoding rho GTPase-activating protein 100F isoform X3 codes for MQWRKLTRLKSSPGGQSRARRMLCCGRRKENGRAAPDLTASPGRAPPGPPQPPRANHAPPCVLQPDFRKVSGVSNEIFRQIEMVENDHDSTTAAALEAVERRGEMIVRILEIRQVGRNNIEAAKKFFSLQDSRHIVQLVEIVKRPGQTLGLYIREGDGGARTDGVFISRIALESAVYNSGCLKVGDEILAVNLVDVRRMSLDDVVIIMSIPRRLLLCTRQRKGKSGPGSPSMPRSEHKPPPVVVLKRDCRDDDERDRDRVDGLYSQHGTLRSAGPGGGVRPVGDGREERSRLQLGALSPDSTALDLYYNPRPPSDHSTWSYRPPPPVITEQPKSQATHFVPYERSYPNTLDSLAEKVHSFYPADSGRYDSTRFGGRVPRSGSEQQLPRAETHSDFGRHSLLRSSLKASAATGASSLRYNQRYGGVGMPGSGLTGTGLTDSGLTGTSLGPGLPSGLSTTGLSGLTGSSLVGSGLTSSGLGSGLGGTGLGSTLTGAYGTTGLGLPSYSSKFGTARRNRSLDYSSDTEATAPTRTPYYSGLSGYRSSTLGRDIGSKFNSLPRDVRGTGQRLGLSRRAGSVLQDEPEPLSSRLDLRSSRGRLPSSPSVFTSDEYRAWLSRAPSTSALYETLRPRLPTHYSAENIHDALKNMESGSRFGSSLGLAGRRVERPRHLPARSVSSQQLGATQQLGAGAGGSPSARRVRQLLELGSRFNCPNPSPVPTPGSRHQRHLDINPNEFLKYKVEKPATGGLSASMTGLSRLSGGVSGMLWVHLLAGRGLRPSPSGASPGSPPSGPLAPPQPPVAPRDLYCVLECDRVHKARTVVRTGELQFDWDESFELDLVDNRQLDVLVYSWDPQHRHKLCYRGSVTLPDLLSRSPAHQLAIKMEPRGTLYVRFRHTEPHDLFRRRPAPPRGTALFGAELDTVVAREPRPPHAPPVPLIVRRCVEEIERRGLDIIGLYRLCGSASKKRILREAFERNARGVELAPDSVPDINVITGLLKDYLRELPQPLFSRCMYQMTLDALGICLPDDREGNARLMASVVELLPRASRATLVFLLDHLALVVAAQDRNKMSPQHLAVALAPPLMLHSQPPTEMDYQRSINVLQCLLQIWPAPKRSDSSARRVSNRAAWKQSQCVASGLTHTPPRPSSALSQSISASSGSISSISAASSLGSARARPLAARTCSLISQGRPISSAVAAQRPSARSTSVPSGDSILSRFTQQ; via the exons GAGAACGGGCGCGCGGCGCCGGACCTGACGGCGTCGCCTGGGCGCGCGCCGCCCGGTCCGCCGCAGCCGCCGCGCGCCAACCACGCACCACCCTGCGTGCTGCAGCCAGACTTCCGAAAg GTATCAGGAGTGAGCAATGAAATATTCAGGCAGATTGAAATGGTTGAGAATGACCACGATTCGACAACTGCCGCGGCGCTCGAG GCGGTGGAGCGACGCGGCGAGATGATCGTACGGATCCTTGAAATCAGACAAGTGGGCCGTAACAATATTGAAGCCGCCAAGAAATTCTTTTCATTACAG GACTCCCGTCACATAGTCCAACTAGTGGAAATAGTGAAGCGACCCGGCCAAACCCTGGGACTGTATATCAGGGAAGGTGACGGTGGAGCACGGACGGATGGAGTGTTTATATCCCGGATAGCATTGGAGTCTGCGGTGTACAACAGTGGCTGCCTCAAAGTGGGGGATGAGATCCTGGCAGTCAACCTGGTGGATGTTAGGAGGATGTCGCTGGATGACGTGGTTATCATCATGTCGATACCCAGGCGGCTGTTGTTGTGTACGAGGCAGAGGAAAG GTAAATCAGGACCCGGTTCGCCATCGATGCCGCGGTCGGAGCACAAGCCGCCGCCAGTCGTGGTGCTCAAAAGGGACTGCCGAGATGATGACGAGAGGGACAGGGATCGAGTCGACGGACTTTATTCACA GCATGGCACTCTTCGGTCTGCGGGTCCCGGTGGAGGAGTAAGACCGGTCGGTGATGGAAGGGAAGAAAGAAGTCGGCTGCAGCTCGGCGCTCTCTCTCCGGATTCCACGGCATTGGATTTATATTACAATCCACGACCGCCGTCTGATCATTCTACTTGGAG ctaCCGTCCGCCTCCACCGGTGATCACAGAGCAGCCAAAATCTCAAGCGACGCATTTTGTACCGTACGAGCGATCCTATCCAAACACTCTGGACAGTTTGGCGGAGAAAGTGCACTCTTTCTATCCCGCTGACAGCGGAAGGTATGATAG TACTCGTTTCGGAGGCCGAGTGCCGCGGTCAGGGTCAGAACAGCAGTTACCCAGAGCTGAAACGCATTCTGATTTTGGTAGACATTCCTTGCTCAGATCAAGTTTGAAGGCATCGGCTGCAACAGGAG CATCAAGCTTAAGATACAACCAGCGATATGGTGGTGTTGGTATGCCCGGATCTGGCCTAACAGGGACTGGACTTACAGACTCTGGTCTAACTGGAACTAGTTTAGGCCCCGGGCTTCCATCTGGATTATCGACTACTGGACTCAGTGGCCTCACAGGTTCAAGCCTTGTTGGGTCAGGCTTGACGAGCTCTGGCCTAGGATCAGGATTAGGAGGAACTGGCCTGGGATCGACACTTACAGGAGCATATGGAACTACTGGGCTCGGTCTACCGTCGTACAGCAGTAAATTTGGAACAGCTAGAAGAAACCGTAGTCTGGACTATTCGTCGGATACCGAGGCTACGGCTCCTACTAGAACTCCATATTATTCAGGGCTTAGTGGGTATCGAAGTAGCACTTTGGGCAGGGATATTGGATCGAAGTTTAATTCTTTACCGAGGGATGTGAGAGGGACTGGACAGAG GCTGGGACTGAGTAGACGCGCGGGAAGTGTTCTTCAAGATGAGCCGGAACCTTTGTCTTCACGTTTGGATCTTCGTTCTTCCAGAG GTCGTTTACCGTCCTCTCCTTCAGTATTCACTTCGGACGAGTATAGGGCGTGGCTATCACGTGCGCCCTCTACCAGCGCTCTCTATGAGACGCTGCGTCCACGACTTCCTACGCACTATTCAGCTGAAAATATTCACGATGCGCTCAAAAAC ATGGAAAGTGGCAGCCGGTTTGGATCATCACTAGGTTTGGCAGGGCGTCGGGTGGAAAGACCGCGACACTTGCCCGCTCGTTCAGTATCTTCGCAACAATTGGGAGCCACGCAGCAACTAGGGGCAGGAGCTGGTGGTTCACCATCAGCTCGGCGAGTTCGACAACTGCTTGAGTTGGGATCTCGTTTCAACTGTCCTAACCCAAGCCCTGTTCCAACACCTGGCTCACGACATCAAAGACATCTCGATATCAATCCTAATG aGTTCTTAAAGTATAAAGTGGAAAAACCAGCTACGGGTGGTCTGTCGGCTTCGATGACCGGTCTATCACGATTGTCGGGCGGAGTATCAGGAATGCTATGGGTACATCTATTAGCTGGACGTGGTCTACGACCGTCTCCTTCAGGAGCATCACCGGGTTCCCCACCATCGGGTCCACTAGCGCCCCCGCAGCCGCCAGTCGCTCCAAGAGACTTGTATTGTGTACTGGAATGTGATCGTGTGCATAAAGCTCGCACTGTG GTCCGTACGGGAGAGCTGCAATTCGACTGGGATGAGTCATTCGAACTGGATCTGGTAGACAACAGACAGTTGGATGTATTAGTCTACTCATGGGACCCACAGCATAGGCACAAGCTCTGCTACCGTGGATCTGTCACATTGCCAGATCTGCTGTCACGTTCACCTGCTCATCAACTCGCTATTAAG ATGGAACCCCGCGGAACTCTATACGTACGATTTCGGCACACGGAACCACACGATCTGTTCCGAAGACGACCCGCACCACCTCGTGGCACAGCATTATTCGGAGCCGAACTGGACACAGTTGTGGCAAGGGAGCCTCGCCCACCGCACGCTCCTCCTGTGCCATTAATTGTACGAAGATGTGTCGAAGAAATTGAAAGACGTGGACTGGATATCATAG GTCTTTATCGCCTATGCGGCTCAGCAAGTAAAAAGCGCATACTCCGAGAAGCATTCGAGCGAAACGCACGTGGAGTTGAACTGGCGCCTGATTCTGTACCAGATATCAACGTCATAACTGGTCTTCTGAAGGACTACCTAAGGGAACTGCCACAGCCATTGTTCAGTCGCTGCATGTATCAAATGACTCTTGACGCATTGG GCATATGTCTACCAGATGACAGAGAAGGCAATGCTCGATTGATGGCCTCAGTAGTTGAGCTACTTCCTCGAGCATCAAGAGCTACTCTTGTCTTCTTACTTGACCATTTGGCCCTTGTCGTGGCTGCCCAAGATCGTAACAAGATGTCACCACAACATCTGGCAGTGGCTCTCGCACCACCTCTCATGTTGCACTCACAGCCACCAACAGAAATGGACTATCAGAGATCTATAAATGTACTGCAATGTCTTCTGCAAATCTGGCCAGCTCCAAAGCGTTCAG ACAGTTCGGCGCGGCGAGTCAGTAACCGGGCCGCGTGGAAACAGAGTCAGTGCGTCGCCAGCGGCCTCACTCACACTCCCCCAAG GCCGAGTTCCGCCCTCAGTCAGTCCATATCGGCCTCAAGCGGCAGCATCAGCAGCATCTCCGCCGCCAGCTCTCTCGGGTCGGCCCGCGCCAGACCGCTCGCCGCCCGCACAT GTTCTCTCATCAGTCAGGGCCGGCCAATATCGTCCGCAGTCGCCGCTCAGAGGCCCTCTGCCCGCTCCACCTCGGTCCCGTCAGGTGACAGTATCCTCTCCCGGTTCACCCAGCAGTAG